AGGTCATCATCACAGAACAGGATGATCAGCGCGTCATGGCGGTGCCAATCAGCCTGCGTGACCAGATCATTGGGGCGATTGAGGTTGAGACAGACGCTGCTACCAACCAGATTGACGCAGTCGCGATCATCGAGGCCATTGCAGAACGTCTCGCACTCAGCCTGGATAATGCCCGCCTCTTCGAAGAAACACAGGAAGCCTCAATCAATGAGCAGGTCATCAGCACGATGGTGACGGACTTCCAGAGTACCAACAGCCTGCAAGACCTGCTGCAAACGGCCCTGGTCGGCTTAACGGAATCCCTGGGTGCCAACACAGGCACAATTCGCCTGAGCAAAGTTCCCACCCAGGCCAACTATACGACACTGACCACCCACAACGGGACCAAGAACGGGCACCAGAACGGCACAGCCTATAACGGCAATGGGAAGGGCAACGGCAATGGTTATCACGCCAACCATAACAATGGCGGATCACATCCGGCGTCTGATGGGGGCATCGCATGAACCGCACTTTGCGCACCATTTTTAACCTTCGGCACGACTATAACGATCCAATCGACCAGATACGAGCGCGTGGCCTTTTTATTTCTGCAATCTTGACCTGTATTCTGGTCATTATCTACGTTGGCATTCATCTGATTGATGTAATGCTTGGCGCGCCCCTGGTTATGGAGCGTGCCGCAACAGGGCTTGGCCTCCCGCTGGGCATCCTGATTCTGTTTTTGCTACAACGTGGGGATTTACGCATCGCCAGCCTGATCATGGTAGGCATCTTACTACTTTTTGGCGGCATCTCGACCCTGAACGGGGTTGATGACGCGGGTTCCAGCATGATCATCATCTCAATTGTGATGAGCAGCTTTTTATTCGGCCATGCAGGGACGCTCATCCTCACATTTATCGGGGTGAGCTTTATCGTTGTTGGCTCACAGTTCCCTATTCTCCCTCAGACGACCACGCTGGTGGACCAGCAGCACCTGCTGTTTGCCGCGATTGTCCTTGCCATTGCAAGCCTGATGCGTATCTTTGATACCTCTATGCAGCAATTTACACGCAAAGTCAGTGTGGGCCTTGCGGAAGCGGCAGCAACCAACCATGATATTGCAAATTACGACCTGCGCGAAGGCGAGCTCCCCCTGCTCCGCCTCGTTATTGAGCATATCGAGACAGACCTGCAATTCGACACGGCACAAATTTATCTTCTTGAGCCAGAGGGCGAGCAAGTAAAGCGCGTTGTACGTACGCTGAATATCCTGCAGACCACGACCCTACCCCTCACCTACATCAATAACACTGTTCTGGAAGCTGCTCGTGCCAAGCGAGCTGAAGTTATCAACCTGAGAGACCCTCTTGAGCGTAGTTCTCATCTGTTGGCGGGCATGCAAACAGCCATCATAGTGCCAATGTATAGCAACGATCAGTTCATCGGCCTTATTGATATACAGAGCCACTTATTGAACGCTCTCGATCGGTCGATGGTGGGCATCCTTCAGGTGATCGCAACACAGCTTGGGACCATGCTCCAGCACATGCGGATGATCCAAACCCTGGAGAACGACCTGGCAGAAGAAGAACATGTGGTGCTGCAACAGCGTTTGCAGTTGGATACCCTCCGTAAAGGGACGGGTAAGCAGCTGGCCTTTGCCCCCTTGAGCGAAGCCGCAGCAAGCCCCCAGGATGAGGTGATGGGGTTCGATATTATCGACGGCATGCTGCACACCGCCCCGGCAACGGACATTTCTGAAGAAATGCGCCAGGTACTGGACAAGAATGAGCTTTATATCACCCTGGACTCGGAAACGGGTGAACAGGTTCTGACAGCGCCCATCCGGCTGCGCGAGCAAACCATCGGCGCATTGAACTTCCGCATGCCGGCGGGCATCGAATTGAATAACGCACAGCGCGACTTGCTGGAAGGCGTGCTCGAACGTCTCGCCCTTGCCATTGAAAACAGACAGCTCTTTGATCAGAGTGAAGCATTGGCCCGCCGAGAAGTCAGGGCGAACCAGATCGGCCAGGTACTTTTGAGTACAACCGATCTTGAATCGGTCCTGTCACTTGCAGCGGAGAACTTCAACAGTGCCTTGGGTGCCGTACAAACGCGGATTCGCATCCAGCCGCAAGCAAGTAAGCCTGCTTTGCGCAGTGACAGCCCCTCGCGCCATATGGATCACGCAGAGGAACAAGCATGAACATTCTCACCTCATCGATCTTCAATCGACTCGTTCTGACTTTGATTGTTGCTGTCGTCGTACCAGCATCCTTGATCGGTATTGCGATTACCAACATCGCCCTGGAGACGAACGAGCAAACAATCAGCGCTTATGTTGCAGAGAATGGCTCGCTAAGAGAGCGTAACATCCTGGGCAGCCTGGAACGCGCTCGTTTGAATCAATTCAATTTTGTGAGCGAGTTCCTCAACGATCCGATTCTGTACTCGCTGTTTGCACGTGGACAGCAAGAACAGAGCACGTATGCAATTGGCAACTTCTTACTGACACACCTGCTCGCGACGTCTGAAGTACCGTTCGACGGTGCGTGGATTTTACAGTTGGACGGCAGCGTGTTAACGTCAGCATTCACCGACACGGGCGAAGTGACACCAACACCAGCAACAACACCGACAGATGAAACTTATCAACTGGGTTTGCAGCTCATCCGGCAGGCAACAGATACACAGGCAATGGTCGTCTCTCAGGCGGAAGATGATGTCATCATCGAGATTGTTTCGCCGCTGACGATCAACGGCACGGATGTGGCACTACTGGTCACGCGGTTGGATACGCTGGATTTATTTCTACCGGCCCTAGAGCCAACCGGCACCGACATCTCAACATACAGTTATCTCATTCTGCCACCAGAAGAAGGCATCTCGACCGAGCAATCGATCATCGTACCAGGCGCTGTACGCGAAGCAGGTCTCGTCACAACCAACTCTCTGCAAGCACAAGGCCCTCAGTTGGCTTTGTCAGGCAATCCACAAAGTGTCCTGACGTATACCGTCACAGATTCACAAGGTAACCCGCGCGAAGTCATCGGCTATTTTGCCACGATTCAGGTACAGGGGTTGAGCTTCTTCGTCATCACAGAACTTGACCGTGCCACGATTAATGATGCCCTGTTCATCCAACTGGGGACTATTTCCAGCACTATGGTGCTGGTCTCCGGCCTCGTCGTTCTGATCCTGGCTTTCTTCTTAAGTCGGGTGCTGGTCAACCCAATCAATCGACTTTCCCAGGCGGCACAGGATATTCGCCGCAGGGACTATAGCACGCCCCTCATTGGCATGAGTCGACAGGATGAAATCGGCCAGTTGGTTTCCAACTTCAGCCGTACGCGAGACGATATTCGCCAGTATGACCACGATATGCAAGAACGCCTACAAGCATTAACGCGTGATTTGCGCATCACCCAGGAAATCAGCCAGAGTATCACCCATCAACGCGATGTGCAGACCCTGATGAACCAGATTGTTAACTTGATCGTGGCGCGCTTTGATCAAATTTACCATGCGCAGATCTTCCTGGTCGATGATGCTCAGGAATATGCTATCTTGCGCGCCAGCACGGGCGAAGCTGGCAACCAACTCCTGGCGCGTGGTCACCGTCTGGCTGTCGGTAGTATCAGCGTAATTGGGCAGGTCACAGACGAAGGGACTGTCGTCGTAGCACGCGATACCGCCATGAGCCAGATTCATCGTAGAAATGAATTCCTACAAGATACGCGGGCTGAACTCGCGATTCCGCTGCAAATAGGTGAACGTATCATCGGCGCGCTGGACGTCCAGAGCCGCCAGAGCGACAGCTTTGACGAAGATATGATCAACGCGCTGAAGATGCTGGCAGATCAGCTAACTATCGCGATTGAAAATGCCAACCTCTATACACAGAGCCAACGTCTCTTACGTGATACGGAACAAACCTGGCAAGAAACTTCGTATCATCGCTGGGCAGAGTATCTGCGACGTCAGCGCCGTGATGTTATTTCCAGCCAGATGGGCCATCAGACAGATTACAACTTCGACGAGTTAATACAGCTTGCATCGCGTGATGGCCGCGTGGCCGTTGGCAGCCCAACCGAACGCGGAACTGTCCCCTTTGTCATCCCGATTAAGCTGCGTGAACAAATC
The Phototrophicus methaneseepsis DNA segment above includes these coding regions:
- a CDS encoding GAF domain-containing protein, whose amino-acid sequence is MNRTLRTIFNLRHDYNDPIDQIRARGLFISAILTCILVIIYVGIHLIDVMLGAPLVMERAATGLGLPLGILILFLLQRGDLRIASLIMVGILLLFGGISTLNGVDDAGSSMIIISIVMSSFLFGHAGTLILTFIGVSFIVVGSQFPILPQTTTLVDQQHLLFAAIVLAIASLMRIFDTSMQQFTRKVSVGLAEAAATNHDIANYDLREGELPLLRLVIEHIETDLQFDTAQIYLLEPEGEQVKRVVRTLNILQTTTLPLTYINNTVLEAARAKRAEVINLRDPLERSSHLLAGMQTAIIVPMYSNDQFIGLIDIQSHLLNALDRSMVGILQVIATQLGTMLQHMRMIQTLENDLAEEEHVVLQQRLQLDTLRKGTGKQLAFAPLSEAAASPQDEVMGFDIIDGMLHTAPATDISEEMRQVLDKNELYITLDSETGEQVLTAPIRLREQTIGALNFRMPAGIELNNAQRDLLEGVLERLALAIENRQLFDQSEALARREVRANQIGQVLLSTTDLESVLSLAAENFNSALGAVQTRIRIQPQASKPALRSDSPSRHMDHAEEQA
- a CDS encoding GAF domain-containing protein, with protein sequence MNILTSSIFNRLVLTLIVAVVVPASLIGIAITNIALETNEQTISAYVAENGSLRERNILGSLERARLNQFNFVSEFLNDPILYSLFARGQQEQSTYAIGNFLLTHLLATSEVPFDGAWILQLDGSVLTSAFTDTGEVTPTPATTPTDETYQLGLQLIRQATDTQAMVVSQAEDDVIIEIVSPLTINGTDVALLVTRLDTLDLFLPALEPTGTDISTYSYLILPPEEGISTEQSIIVPGAVREAGLVTTNSLQAQGPQLALSGNPQSVLTYTVTDSQGNPREVIGYFATIQVQGLSFFVITELDRATINDALFIQLGTISSTMVLVSGLVVLILAFFLSRVLVNPINRLSQAAQDIRRRDYSTPLIGMSRQDEIGQLVSNFSRTRDDIRQYDHDMQERLQALTRDLRITQEISQSITHQRDVQTLMNQIVNLIVARFDQIYHAQIFLVDDAQEYAILRASTGEAGNQLLARGHRLAVGSISVIGQVTDEGTVVVARDTAMSQIHRRNEFLQDTRAELAIPLQIGERIIGALDVQSRQSDSFDEDMINALKMLADQLTIAIENANLYTQSQRLLRDTEQTWQETSYHRWAEYLRRQRRDVISSQMGHQTDYNFDELIQLASRDGRVAVGSPTERGTVPFVIPIKLREQILGFAEYEVRQEDFQPDTVLLAEELVNRLALGIDNARLFNESQQTAERERIVNEISARITGKTDIEDILQTAVQEVSRVLHTPNVGVRLQRTNQTGNGANNGTPSRRRTSDKPSPKKSPLT